A genome region from Nocardioides cynanchi includes the following:
- a CDS encoding ABC transporter ATP-binding protein: MIKVERLTRAYGSFIAVDDISFECEPGTVTGFLGPNGAGKTTTMRVMVGLTPASHGEVTIGGLHYRDIPNPGRHVGVLLDASAQHAGRTGRETLELGARTMGLPGSRVDEMLALVSLDAKEAKRRVRNYSLGMRQRLGIAHALLGDPTVLILDEPANGLDPAGIRWMRGLLKGYADKGGTVLLSSHLLHEVEQIADEMILIGNGKIVARGTRQELLATATGGASTTLVTSLDNAALDAALTAKGLHTTPAGAGIRVTAEPVDVGRVAAEKSIVLTDLRAGNEGGLEDLFLELTADTQREPLQSEVSA; encoded by the coding sequence ATGATCAAGGTGGAAAGGCTCACTCGGGCCTACGGGAGTTTCATCGCAGTCGACGACATCAGCTTCGAGTGCGAGCCGGGGACGGTCACCGGCTTCCTCGGGCCCAACGGCGCGGGCAAGACCACGACGATGCGGGTCATGGTCGGGCTCACCCCGGCCAGCCACGGGGAGGTCACGATCGGGGGTCTGCACTACCGCGACATCCCCAACCCGGGTCGCCATGTCGGGGTCCTCCTCGACGCGTCCGCTCAGCACGCGGGCCGCACCGGCCGGGAGACCCTCGAGCTCGGGGCCCGCACCATGGGGCTGCCCGGGTCGCGGGTCGACGAGATGCTGGCCCTGGTCTCGCTCGACGCCAAGGAGGCCAAGCGCCGGGTCCGCAACTACTCACTCGGGATGAGGCAGCGGCTCGGCATCGCCCACGCTCTCCTCGGCGACCCGACCGTGCTGATCCTCGACGAGCCGGCCAACGGCCTCGACCCCGCGGGCATCCGCTGGATGCGCGGCCTCCTCAAGGGGTACGCCGACAAGGGCGGCACCGTGCTGCTCTCCAGCCACCTCCTGCACGAGGTCGAGCAGATCGCCGACGAGATGATCCTGATCGGCAACGGCAAGATCGTTGCCCGGGGCACCCGTCAGGAGCTGCTCGCGACCGCCACCGGGGGCGCGTCCACCACCCTGGTCACGTCTCTCGACAACGCCGCCCTCGACGCGGCCCTCACCGCCAAGGGCCTGCACACGACCCCGGCCGGAGCCGGGATCCGGGTCACCGCCGAGCCGGTCGACGTCGGACGCGTCGCCGCCGAGAAGTCCATCGTGCTCACCGACCTGCGCGCCGGGAACGAAGGCGGCCTCGAGGACCTGTTCCTCGAGCTGACCGCCGACACCCAGCGCGAGCCACTCCAGAGCGAGGTATCCGCATGA
- a CDS encoding ABC transporter permease: protein MTTTAPVGLDISGTTSIPFSRLFRVELRKTVDTRAGRWLVGITIGAALLAEGIFLAVVATHSDATAQYGDFVGAAAFVSSILLPVVGIMLVTSEWSQRTAMTTFTLEPRRMRIVVAKLLAGVTLTAFVIAFALVVGLVCNLLYGALQSHQSIDWTFGWSGFAGFVINQTFAMLGGFALACLLLNTPAAIVVFFIYKWVLPGLFALGAALMSWFNSLVGWIDFQAAQNELYDMPLTGTQWAHLAVSGFIWLVIPLAIGIWRIRRAEVK, encoded by the coding sequence ATGACCACCACCGCCCCCGTCGGCCTCGACATCTCCGGCACCACGTCGATCCCGTTCTCGCGACTGTTCCGGGTCGAGCTGCGCAAGACAGTCGACACCCGAGCCGGCCGCTGGTTGGTCGGCATCACCATCGGGGCCGCGCTGCTGGCCGAGGGGATCTTCCTCGCCGTGGTCGCGACGCACAGCGACGCGACCGCGCAGTACGGCGACTTCGTGGGCGCCGCAGCCTTCGTGTCCTCGATCCTGCTACCGGTCGTCGGCATCATGCTGGTGACCAGCGAGTGGAGCCAGCGCACGGCGATGACGACCTTCACCCTGGAGCCGCGACGGATGCGGATCGTGGTCGCCAAGCTGCTGGCGGGGGTCACCCTGACCGCGTTCGTGATCGCGTTCGCGTTGGTGGTAGGCCTGGTCTGCAACCTCCTGTACGGCGCCCTCCAGAGCCACCAGAGCATCGACTGGACGTTCGGTTGGTCGGGTTTCGCGGGCTTCGTGATCAACCAGACGTTCGCAATGCTGGGCGGCTTCGCCCTGGCCTGCCTGCTCCTGAACACCCCCGCCGCGATCGTGGTCTTCTTCATCTACAAGTGGGTGCTCCCGGGGCTGTTCGCGCTCGGCGCCGCCCTGATGTCGTGGTTCAACTCGCTCGTGGGCTGGATCGACTTCCAGGCCGCCCAGAACGAGCTCTACGACATGCCCCTGACCGGGACCCAGTGGGCCCATCTGGCGGTGAGTGGGTTCATCTGGCTCGTGATCCCGCTCGCGATCGGGATCTGGCGGATCCGGCGGGCCGAGGTCAAGTAG